A region of Lycium barbarum isolate Lr01 chromosome 3, ASM1917538v2, whole genome shotgun sequence DNA encodes the following proteins:
- the LOC132631659 gene encoding probable WRKY transcription factor 14 codes for MCSPFQLPQKTMENNYQGDLADIFRGSTTGGNNTATSGVSSTTVVPAAAGADGWQLPSHQINLEPSVQDFGDPFCNLRDPLFHDLDMTPASSSLFSSTEDNSNNNNNNNNNNNSSNDGTSLFGPEMKRRNMFSRMLQISPTTKLAMSPCDSPMAAAVACSSQNPNVIGALVANDAIISPNSSKTCLVENSGLQISSPRNTGIKRRKSQAKKVVCIPAPAPANTRQGGEVVPSDLWAWRKYGQKPIKGSPYPRGYYRCSSSKGCSARKQVERSRTDPNMLVITYTSEHNHPWPTQRNALAGSTRSQPNNSKHTSTSKNNINNYQSQRSPTDRSFKGDESNINNDNNTSSINVAQVNISTYPKVKEEVAEEDHHYHQQQLVEMPDVEFSKDSYQPILPDSSNEDFFADLVELEADPLNLLFAKTLSDDINEVGQKKAIDAFNLYDWTGNSNKDSNTSNNNKDLADT; via the exons ATGTGTAGCCCGTTCCAGCTGCCGCAAAAAACCATGGAGAATAATTATCAAGGTGATTTAGCTGACATATTCCGAGGTAGCACTACTGGAGGAAATAATACGGCCACTTCTGGTGTTTCATCGACTACCGTCGTTCCTGCTGCTGCTGGTGCTGACGGATGGCAGCTCCCTAGCCATCAGATAAATCTTGAACCGTCGGTTCAAGATTTTGGAGATCCGTTTTGTAACTTGAGAGATCCACTCTTCCATGATCTTGATATGACGCCAGCCAGTTCCAGCTTATTCAGCTCCACAGAAGAcaacagtaataataataataataataataataataacaatagcaGTAATGACGGAACTAGTCTTTTTGGACCTGAAATGAAAAGACGCAATATGTTTTCAAGGATGCTTCAGATCTCTCCTACAACCAAGTTGGCCATGTCACCCTGTGATTCTCCGATGGCTGCGGCTGTAGCCTGCTCCTCCCAAAATCCGAATGTTATTGGTGCATTAGttgctaatgatgctattatctCTCCTAATTCCTCCAAAACCTGCTTAGTGGAAAACTCTGGCTTGCAGATCTCATCTCCGCGAAATACGGGTATCAAAAGAAG AAAGAGTCAGGCGAAAAAGGTCGTGTGTATACCAGCACCAGCACCTGCAAACACCCGGCAAGGCGGAGAAGTTGTTCCATCTGATTTATGGGCTTGGAGAAAGTACGGTCAGAAACCAATCAAAGGTTCCCCTTACCCAAG GGGTTACTATAGGTGCAGTAGTTCCAAGGGATGTTCAGCAAGGAAACAAGTGGAAAGGAGCAGGACAGACCCAAACATGTTAGTCATCACATACACTTCAGAACataaccatccatggccaacccaAAGAAATGCCCTTGCTGGATCAACCAGGTCTCAGCCTAATAATTCCAAACACACTTCAACCTCAAAGAACAATATTAATAATTATCAATCCCAAAGATCTCCAACCGATAGAAGCTTCAAAGGAGATGAGAGCAACATTAACAATGACAATAACACTAGTAGTATTAATGTTGCACAAGTGAATATTTCAACGTACCCCAAAGTGAAGGAAGAGGTGGCTGAAGaagatcatcattatcatcagcaGCAACTAGTGGAAATGCCTGATGTCGAATTTTCTAAAGACAGCTATCAGCCAATATTACCAGACTCATCGAACGAGGATTTCTTCGCGGATTTGGTTGAACTCGAAGCTGACCCTTTAAACCTTTTGTTTGCCAAAACACTCTCAGATGATATCAATGAAGTGGGACAGAAGAAGGCCATCGACGCATTCAACTTGTACGATTGGACTGGAAACAGTAACAAAGACAGTAACACGAGCAACAACAACAAGGATCTGGCCGACACATGA